A genomic window from Flavobacterium phycosphaerae includes:
- a CDS encoding CHASE3 domain-containing protein, with the protein MKLHSFYKSPIFLKSLFVVSIFAIFFISAVTFKHINLLNDSARRVKHSYDVNLELERLFSYLKDSETGQRGFLITKDSTFLVPYINAKKKIDHSFTIVKEYTKKDPAQEDNVRKLQFYINKRQNYLSIALHLSLQKPLNDPSLKRELLVGKETMDSVRSQINQMILLEKKALKGRDKRYNETIKVTPVFIYVTLLITLLLISISYIRINRDLEKMQVSNNRLTVLNESSNLAEIVGNFGSWQFNIDNDEYTFSDNIYRLLGCEPQSFKEGQNDFVKFVHDEDLHYFEGITSNRLKENDLPAFTYRVIRKDNQRRYFRTTGRIVTNKSGNNILIGTTSDVTDEVLASLSLEQQNIELEASNKELLAFNYVASHDLQEPLRKIQTFISRLSEKESEHLTDNGKEYITRIHASVDRMRILIDDLLQYSRANKTEKIFEKVNLNDLLENAKFDLAQSIEEKNATIKSDTLPTMTVIPFQIQQLFINLIGNSLKYSREKVKPKIKITYQKVSAFEEALIPKNTKDKFCKITFEDNGIGFEQEYAEKIFILFNRLHNKNEYAGTGIGLAICKKIVENHRGYIFAEGKPNKGAVFTIYLSEDC; encoded by the coding sequence ATGAAACTCCATTCGTTTTATAAATCACCGATATTCTTAAAAAGCCTTTTTGTAGTTTCCATTTTTGCTATATTTTTTATTTCGGCTGTTACTTTTAAGCATATCAATTTACTTAACGATTCCGCTCGACGGGTAAAACATTCCTATGATGTTAACTTAGAATTAGAGCGTTTATTTTCTTATTTGAAAGATTCGGAAACCGGTCAACGTGGTTTTTTAATTACTAAGGACTCTACTTTTTTAGTTCCTTATATTAATGCTAAAAAGAAAATAGACCATTCCTTTACCATTGTCAAAGAATACACTAAAAAAGACCCTGCGCAGGAAGACAATGTTAGAAAATTACAATTCTACATCAACAAGAGGCAAAACTATCTTTCGATTGCCTTACACCTTTCTTTGCAAAAGCCATTAAACGATCCCAGTCTAAAACGCGAACTCCTTGTTGGAAAAGAAACCATGGACAGTGTTCGCAGTCAAATCAACCAGATGATTCTTTTGGAGAAAAAAGCACTGAAAGGAAGAGATAAGCGTTATAATGAAACTATCAAAGTCACGCCGGTTTTCATTTATGTGACCTTATTAATCACGCTGCTACTCATTTCGATTTCTTATATTCGGATTAACCGTGATTTAGAAAAAATGCAAGTGTCAAACAACCGCTTGACGGTATTGAATGAGTCCAGCAATTTGGCTGAAATTGTGGGTAATTTTGGCAGTTGGCAATTCAATATTGATAACGACGAGTATACTTTTTCGGACAACATCTACCGATTGCTGGGTTGTGAACCTCAGTCTTTTAAGGAAGGTCAGAATGATTTTGTAAAATTTGTACATGATGAAGACTTACATTATTTTGAAGGCATAACCTCCAATCGATTGAAAGAGAATGATCTTCCTGCTTTTACCTATCGTGTTATTCGGAAAGACAATCAGCGGCGCTATTTCAGAACTACAGGTCGAATTGTGACTAACAAATCTGGTAACAACATTTTAATTGGCACCACTAGTGATGTGACGGATGAGGTTTTGGCTTCTTTATCATTAGAGCAACAAAATATAGAGCTCGAAGCCAGTAACAAGGAGCTTTTGGCTTTTAATTATGTGGCGAGTCATGATTTGCAGGAACCATTGCGCAAAATTCAAACTTTTATTTCGCGTCTTTCTGAAAAAGAATCCGAGCATCTAACAGATAACGGAAAAGAATATATCACCCGAATTCATGCTTCGGTAGACCGAATGCGCATATTGATTGATGATTTGCTACAATATTCACGGGCCAATAAAACCGAGAAGATTTTTGAGAAAGTGAATTTGAATGATTTATTGGAAAATGCGAAGTTTGATTTGGCACAATCTATAGAAGAGAAAAATGCCACGATAAAAAGCGATACCTTGCCAACGATGACGGTTATTCCGTTTCAGATTCAGCAGTTGTTCATTAATCTTATCGGAAACTCATTGAAATACAGCCGAGAGAAAGTAAAACCAAAAATTAAGATTACTTACCAAAAAGTTAGTGCTTTTGAGGAGGCTTTAATTCCTAAAAACACCAAAGACAAATTTTGTAAAATTACTTTTGAAGACAACGGAATTGGTTTTGAGCAGGAATATGCCGAGAAAATCTTTATTCTATTTAACCGCCTGCACAACAAAAACGAATATGCCGGCACCGGAATTGGACTGGCCATTTGTAAAAAAATTGTTGAAAATCACCGAGGCTACATTTTTGCGGAAGGGAAACCTAACAAAGGAGCTGTCTTTACCATCTACCTTTCGGAAGATTGCTAA
- the prfA gene encoding peptide chain release factor 1, translating to MLERLQYVKQRFDEISDLIIQPDVISDQKRYVQLNQEYKGLKNLMEKRDEYVTLDGNIKEANEIIADGSDAEMVEMAKMQLDEAKERLPQLEEEIKFLLIPKDPEDAKNVMVEIRAGTGGDEASIFAGDLFRMYTKYCESRGWRTSVVDMNEGTSGGFKEVIFEVTGEDVYGTLKFEAGVHRVQRVPQTETQGRVHTSAATVMVLPEAEEFDVQIDMNDVRVDFFCSSGPGGQSVNTTKSAVRLTHIPTGLVAQCQDQKSQHKNKDKALEVLRSRLYEQELAKKQAEDATKRTSQVSSGDRSAKIRTYNYAQGRVTDHRIGLDVFDMDGVMNGKIQKFVDELQMVNNMEKLKESEVF from the coding sequence ATGTTAGAGAGATTACAATATGTAAAACAACGTTTCGATGAGATATCGGATTTGATTATTCAACCCGATGTTATCTCCGATCAAAAACGTTATGTACAGTTAAATCAGGAATACAAGGGGTTGAAAAACCTAATGGAGAAACGTGATGAATACGTAACTCTTGATGGCAATATTAAAGAGGCCAACGAAATTATTGCAGATGGCTCTGATGCCGAAATGGTGGAAATGGCCAAAATGCAATTAGACGAAGCCAAAGAACGCTTACCACAACTGGAAGAAGAAATCAAATTCCTATTGATTCCTAAAGATCCCGAAGATGCTAAGAATGTTATGGTTGAGATTCGCGCCGGAACGGGTGGGGATGAAGCCTCAATTTTTGCCGGTGATTTATTCAGAATGTATACTAAATACTGTGAAAGTCGCGGATGGAGAACTTCAGTGGTTGATATGAATGAAGGAACTTCGGGTGGTTTCAAAGAGGTGATTTTTGAAGTAACCGGAGAAGATGTTTACGGTACCTTGAAGTTTGAGGCCGGAGTACATCGCGTGCAACGTGTTCCACAAACAGAAACCCAAGGAAGAGTTCATACCTCAGCAGCTACCGTAATGGTGTTGCCTGAAGCGGAAGAATTTGATGTGCAAATTGATATGAATGATGTGCGTGTGGATTTCTTCTGTTCATCAGGTCCGGGTGGTCAATCGGTAAATACAACCAAATCAGCGGTGCGTTTGACTCACATTCCAACAGGATTGGTAGCACAATGTCAGGATCAAAAATCTCAACATAAGAATAAAGACAAAGCTTTAGAGGTTTTACGTTCTCGTTTATACGAACAAGAATTAGCCAAAAAACAAGCCGAAGATGCTACCAAACGTACTTCGCAGGTAAGCTCCGGTGACCGTTCGGCTAAAATTCGTACCTATAACTATGCGCAAGGTCGTGTAACCGATCACCGAATTGGATTGGATGTTTTTGATATGGATGGTGTTATGAATGGTAAAATTCAAAAATTTGTTGACGAACTTCAAATGGTCAACAACATGGAAAAACTAAAAGAAAGCGAAGTTTTCTAA
- a CDS encoding DUF6265 family protein, protein MKTITCLAVITLLVSCQKKSEKKFDELEKMNWLIGNWENKMPEGILTESWKKENDSTFSGESYFINPKDTVHFESIRLIQKEDELIYTATVPGQNDDEPVDFKLTSDTESIFTFENPAHDYPQKITYKKVDANNLVATISGKQQGKDSQESYPMKRK, encoded by the coding sequence ATGAAAACCATCACATGCTTAGCCGTTATTACTTTATTGGTTTCCTGCCAAAAGAAGTCAGAAAAAAAATTTGATGAACTTGAAAAAATGAATTGGCTTATTGGGAATTGGGAGAACAAAATGCCCGAAGGTATCTTAACCGAAAGCTGGAAAAAGGAAAATGACAGTACTTTCAGTGGCGAGAGTTATTTCATTAATCCGAAAGATACGGTTCATTTTGAAAGCATTCGACTTATTCAAAAAGAAGACGAATTGATTTATACCGCGACCGTTCCGGGGCAGAATGATGACGAACCTGTTGACTTTAAACTAACCTCTGATACTGAAAGTATTTTTACTTTTGAAAACCCGGCACATGATTATCCGCAAAAAATCACTTATAAAAAGGTAGATGCTAATAATTTGGTTGCTACTATTTCAGGGAAACAACAAGGAAAAGACAGTCAGGAAAGCTATCCGATGAAGCGAAAATAA
- the pyrF gene encoding orotidine-5'-phosphate decarboxylase — protein sequence MTTLQLTQQIRQKQSFLCIGLDVDLTKIPQHLLQLEDPIFEFNKAIIDATHDLCVAFKPNTAFYEAYGLKGWQSLQKTIEYLNTKHPEIFTIADAKRGDIGNTSAMYAKAFLEDLNFDSITVAPYMGKDSVEPFLAFDHKHTIMLALTSNEGAFDFQTKNVEGEELYKTVIKTSKTWKNSQNLMYVVGATKAEYFAEIRKIIPNSFLLVPGLGAQGGNLYEVCSYGMNEDIGLLINSSRAIIYAGNGTDFAEKARAEALKVQQEMAVIMKS from the coding sequence ATGACTACACTACAACTCACACAACAAATCCGCCAAAAACAATCCTTCCTTTGCATCGGTCTCGATGTCGATTTGACCAAAATCCCACAGCATCTGCTGCAACTGGAAGACCCGATTTTCGAATTCAACAAAGCCATAATTGACGCCACGCATGATTTATGTGTAGCCTTTAAACCCAACACAGCTTTCTATGAAGCTTATGGTCTAAAAGGTTGGCAATCCTTGCAAAAAACCATTGAATACCTCAATACTAAACATCCCGAAATATTCACCATTGCGGATGCCAAGCGAGGCGATATCGGAAATACTTCTGCTATGTATGCCAAAGCGTTTCTGGAGGATTTGAATTTTGACAGCATCACGGTAGCGCCATATATGGGTAAAGATTCTGTCGAACCGTTTCTGGCTTTTGACCACAAGCACACCATCATGCTGGCACTAACGTCCAACGAAGGGGCTTTCGATTTTCAAACCAAAAACGTAGAAGGAGAAGAACTCTATAAAACAGTTATCAAAACCTCCAAAACCTGGAAGAACTCCCAAAACCTGATGTATGTGGTAGGAGCCACTAAAGCCGAATATTTTGCCGAAATCAGGAAAATAATTCCCAATAGTTTTCTCCTAGTGCCCGGACTAGGTGCTCAAGGAGGTAATCTTTATGAGGTTTGCAGTTACGGAATGAATGAGGATATTGGTTTGCTAATCAATTCTTCAAGAGCCATTATTTATGCCGGTAACGGAACTGATTTTGCCGAGAAAGCAAGAGCGGAAGCCCTAAAAGTACAGCAAGAAATGGCTGTCATTATGAAATCCTAA
- a CDS encoding ABC transporter substrate-binding protein encodes MKTFTDQLGISHSFATTPKRIVSLVPSQTELLYDLGLEESIIGITKFCVHPFHFKLTKKIVGGTKKVHYEKIRLLQPDIIIANKEENTPEIVEELSKICPVWVTNIISIEDNQQMIADFGVLFNKRTEAQKWIDKINFALADFQQFIKDKPINKVAYFIWANPYMVAGGDTFINELLKLNKFENIYENNDTRGGAERSVAKYKGRYPEVIIQKMRIQGDPDLVLLSSEPFPFNDEHAFELGRYTHHAKTIFVDGEMFSWYGSRLLKAFAYFKKIHQSII; translated from the coding sequence TTGAAAACGTTTACTGACCAACTGGGTATTTCCCATTCTTTTGCCACAACACCCAAACGAATTGTTTCTCTGGTGCCCTCACAAACAGAATTGTTATATGATTTGGGCTTAGAAGAAAGTATCATCGGAATTACCAAGTTTTGTGTGCACCCGTTTCATTTCAAATTAACCAAAAAGATAGTCGGCGGAACCAAAAAAGTACACTACGAGAAAATCCGCTTGCTGCAACCCGATATCATCATTGCCAACAAAGAGGAGAATACACCCGAAATAGTAGAGGAGTTGTCCAAAATTTGTCCGGTTTGGGTAACCAATATTATTTCTATTGAAGACAATCAACAAATGATAGCCGATTTTGGGGTGTTGTTCAATAAGCGTACAGAAGCCCAAAAATGGATTGACAAAATCAATTTTGCCTTAGCCGATTTCCAACAATTCATCAAAGATAAACCCATCAATAAAGTAGCCTATTTTATTTGGGCCAATCCTTATATGGTGGCAGGAGGCGATACGTTTATCAACGAATTATTGAAGTTAAACAAATTCGAAAATATCTACGAAAACAACGACACCCGAGGCGGAGCCGAACGGAGCGTAGCTAAATACAAAGGTAGGTATCCCGAAGTAATCATCCAGAAAATGCGAATACAAGGCGATCCTGATTTGGTGTTGCTGTCTTCAGAACCTTTTCCGTTCAATGATGAGCATGCCTTTGAACTAGGGCGTTATACGCATCACGCCAAAACCATTTTTGTAGATGGTGAAATGTTTTCCTGGTATGGTAGTCGCTTACTGAAAGCTTTCGCGTACTTCAAAAAAATCCATCAAAGTATTATATAA
- a CDS encoding response regulator, whose product MDKEYIHIILADDDEDDRLFFTDAFEELKINTRVNTFNDGVELMDYLNSPDADLPNVLFLDLNMPKKNGIECLHEIKKNDKFNDIAIAIFSTSSSEEHIEETFVSGANIYIKKPSDFTTLKKVLSDVVTINWQYYTSGLNKDNFLLRI is encoded by the coding sequence ATGGATAAGGAATATATACACATCATTCTGGCTGACGACGACGAGGACGACCGATTATTTTTTACCGATGCCTTTGAGGAATTGAAAATTAACACGCGGGTTAATACTTTTAATGACGGGGTGGAATTGATGGATTATTTGAACTCTCCTGACGCTGATTTGCCCAATGTGTTGTTTCTCGATTTGAACATGCCTAAGAAAAACGGGATTGAATGTTTACACGAAATAAAGAAAAATGACAAATTTAATGACATTGCTATTGCTATTTTCTCTACTTCATCCTCCGAAGAGCATATAGAGGAAACCTTTGTTAGCGGTGCCAATATTTATATCAAAAAGCCGAGTGATTTTACCACGCTCAAAAAAGTCCTTTCGGATGTGGTCACTATTAACTGGCAATACTATACCTCGGGATTGAATAAGGATAATTTTTTATTACGAATATAA
- a CDS encoding helix-turn-helix domain-containing protein — translation MKIFIKFDFNAVCRKVLEEKLTKHQIKHRILGFGEVELLEKVSEAKFAELTEELKEYGIDIIENQKSILVQKIKDTIIEMIHNSELVNVKSSVYLAEKLSHSYGYLSNLFSDVTYTSIENYIILQKIEYAKQLIVSSDLSLTEIAFQLNYSSVAHLSTQFKNVTGITPSAFQRIIAKRREIANKR, via the coding sequence ATGAAAATCTTCATTAAATTTGATTTCAATGCTGTTTGCCGAAAAGTATTGGAAGAAAAGCTTACCAAACATCAAATAAAACACCGAATATTAGGCTTTGGTGAGGTAGAACTCTTGGAGAAAGTTTCGGAAGCAAAATTTGCTGAACTTACCGAGGAACTTAAAGAATACGGCATTGACATTATAGAGAATCAAAAAAGCATTTTGGTTCAAAAAATAAAAGATACTATTATTGAAATGATTCACAACTCAGAATTAGTAAATGTCAAAAGCTCTGTTTATCTTGCCGAAAAGCTGAGTCACAGCTATGGCTATTTGTCTAATTTGTTTTCGGATGTCACTTATACCTCTATTGAGAATTATATCATTTTGCAAAAAATTGAATATGCCAAGCAACTGATTGTAAGCAGTGATTTGAGTTTGACTGAGATTGCTTTCCAACTCAATTATTCGAGCGTGGCCCATTTGAGCACTCAGTTTAAAAATGTAACCGGCATTACGCCATCGGCTTTTCAGCGCATCATTGCTAAAAGAAGAGAAATTGCTAATAAAAGATAA
- a CDS encoding lmo0937 family membrane protein produces the protein MQNLLYTIAIVLVILWFLGFLVYNVGSIIHILLLIAVLAILLRIIKGKEV, from the coding sequence ATGCAGAATTTATTATACACGATAGCCATTGTACTTGTGATACTCTGGTTTTTGGGGTTCCTGGTATACAACGTAGGTTCCATCATTCATATTTTATTATTAATAGCGGTATTAGCCATATTGCTTCGAATCATTAAAGGCAAGGAAGTATAG
- a CDS encoding DUF4197 domain-containing protein produces the protein MKKFLSITFGFALSFVLLSCAEMQQMANQFPELNPNGPIDIAGGLKEALNNGISKQVTKLTAVDGFYKNEMVKILLPEELQKVDKALRKVGLSSLADDGIKMLNRAAEDATKEATPIFVDAVKNMSFNDAKGILMGNESSATTYLQTTTTSPLYAKFNPVIKNSFAKVGADKVWTNIITKYNSLPLVKKVNPDLTDYTTNKALEGVYKMIAVEEKNIRTNLSSRTSTLLQKVFAMQDKK, from the coding sequence ATGAAAAAGTTCCTATCTATTACATTTGGCTTTGCCTTATCCTTTGTTTTGTTGAGTTGTGCCGAAATGCAGCAAATGGCCAATCAGTTTCCTGAATTAAATCCGAATGGCCCGATTGACATTGCCGGCGGATTAAAAGAAGCACTGAACAACGGTATTTCTAAACAAGTTACCAAGTTGACTGCTGTTGACGGTTTTTACAAAAATGAAATGGTTAAGATTTTATTGCCTGAAGAATTGCAGAAAGTTGACAAAGCCTTACGAAAAGTAGGTTTGAGTTCCTTGGCCGATGACGGTATCAAAATGTTGAACCGAGCTGCCGAAGACGCTACTAAAGAAGCGACTCCGATATTTGTAGATGCAGTAAAAAACATGAGTTTTAATGATGCCAAAGGTATTTTGATGGGGAATGAGAGTTCGGCCACGACTTATTTGCAAACTACTACCACTAGTCCGCTTTATGCCAAATTTAATCCGGTGATTAAAAATTCGTTTGCCAAAGTGGGAGCAGATAAAGTTTGGACCAACATTATTACCAAATACAACAGTCTGCCATTGGTAAAAAAAGTGAATCCTGATTTGACTGATTATACTACCAACAAAGCTTTGGAAGGCGTGTATAAAATGATAGCGGTAGAGGAAAAAAACATCCGAACCAACTTAAGTTCGAGAACATCAACCTTGTTGCAAAAAGTGTTTGCGATGCAGGACAAAAAATAG